A region of Haloplanus sp. XH21 DNA encodes the following proteins:
- a CDS encoding DUF2061 domain-containing protein — MCPSVGRPRQARSRALVKTLCYRVLMVVVTVVVAWFVVGDVGEAASIGLVANVAKTGTYYAYERLWDRIGWGLPGA; from the coding sequence ATGTGTCCGAGCGTCGGCCGGCCACGCCAGGCGCGCTCCCGCGCCCTCGTGAAGACGCTCTGTTACCGCGTGCTGATGGTGGTCGTCACCGTCGTCGTGGCGTGGTTCGTCGTCGGCGACGTGGGCGAGGCCGCGAGCATCGGCCTCGTCGCCAACGTCGCCAAGACGGGCACGTACTACGCCTACGAACGGCTCTGGGACCGGATCGGATGGGGCCTTCCGGGGGCGTAG